A genomic segment from Glycine soja cultivar W05 chromosome 18, ASM419377v2, whole genome shotgun sequence encodes:
- the LOC114397544 gene encoding KH domain-containing protein HEN4-like, protein MTGQRISYGKRSHSHSDSDAGSKNKRRNPAADDSSSSLITADDTVFRYLCPVRKIGSVIGRGGDIVKQLRADTKAKIRIGDALPGCDERVVTIHSSSEETNHFDETGDLVSPAQDALFRVHQRVIAEDAREDEDDERNHVTAKLLVPSDQIGCVIGKGGQIVQNIRSETGAQIRILKDDRLPPCALSNDELVQISGEAAVVKKALFQIAAQIRDNPSRSQHLLASAVPGGYAAGGPGAGAPIMGVAPFVGAYGGYKGDTGDWSRSLYPAPRDEASMREFSVRFVCPTGNIGGVIGKGGAIINQIRQDSGATIKVDSSATEGDDCLIIISMKEFFEDSFSPTIEAAVRLQPRCSEKVERDSGIVSFTTRLLVPTSRIGCLIGKGGTIVTEMRRLTKANIRILSKENLPKIASEDDEMVQISGDLDVAKDALVQALTRLRANLFDKERAVSGFLPVLPYLPASVDGSDGLNYDSRDGKRHGRGGYSSGYGGSSDLASGEGYGSYGNSQLGSGGGAYGAYGNYSLGRTSAYGSSQNGSSRRRNHAY, encoded by the exons ATGACCGGTCAACGCATCTCCTACGGCAAACGCTCCCACTCGCACTCCGATTCCGACGCCGGCTCCAAAAACAAGCGCCGCAACCCCGCAGCTGATGACTCCTCCTCCTCCCTCATCACCGCCGACGACACCGTCTTCCGCTACCTCTGCCCCGTCCGCAAGATTGGCAGCGTCATCGGCCGCGGCGGCGACATCGTCAAGCAGCTCCGCGCCGACACCAAGGCCAAGATCCGCATCGGCGACGCGCTCCCCGGCTGCGACGAGCGTGTTGTCACCATCCACAGCTCCTCCGAGGAGACCAATCACTTCGACGAGACCGGCGATCTCGTCTCGCCCGCGCAGGACGCGCTTTTTAGGGTTCACCAGCGCGTGATTGCCGAGGACGCACGTGAGGACGAGGACGACGAGAGGAATCACGTGACCGCGAAGCTTCTCGTGCCGTCCGATCAGATCGGATGCGTGATTGGAAAAGGCGGCCAGATCGTGCAGAATATACGGAGCGAGACCGGCGCGCAGATTCGGATCCTTAAGGATGACCGCTTGCCTCCTTGCGCGTTAAGCAACGATGAACTTGTTCAG ATTTCTGGTGAGGCTGCGGTTGTGAAGAAAGCTCTGTTTCAAATTGCGGCTCAGATTCGTGATAATCCATCGCGGTCTCAGCATCTGCTTGCTTCTGCAGTTCCTGGTGGGTATGCAGCTGGTGGTCCTGGTGCAGGGGCTCCAATTATGGGAGTGGCTCCTTTTGTGGGTGCTTATGGGGGGTATAAGGGTGATACTGGTGACTGGTCACGGTCTTTGTATCCTGCCCCAAGGGATGAAGCATCTATGAGAGAGTTTTCAGTTCGGTTTGTCTGTCCTACTGGGAACATTGGTGGTGTGATAGGAAAGGGTGGTGCCATAATAAATCAAATCAGGCAGGATTCTGGGGCAACCATCAAAGTTGATAGTTCAGCTACTGAAGGAGATGACTGTTTGATAATCATTTCAATGAAAGAG TTTTTTGAGGATTCTTTCTCTCCAACTATTGAAGCTGCTGTGCGATTGCAACCTCGGTGCAGTGAGAAAGTGGAAAGAGATTCAGGAATTGTCTCTTTCACTACCCGTCTTCTGGTGCCAACCTCCCGAATTGGTTGCCTTATTGGTAAAGGAGGGACAATTGTAACTGAAATGAGGAGgcttacaaaagcaaacatccGCATCCTGTCGAAGGAAAATCTTCCTAAAATTGCATCTGAAGATGATGAAATGGTGCAG ATTTCCGGTGACCTTGATGTTGCTAAGGATGCTCTTGTGCAAGCACTTACACGGCTAAGAGCAAATCTTTTTGATAAGGAGCGTGCTGTCTCAGGATTCCTTCCGGTGCTTCCATATCTTCCTGCTTCAGTTGATGGATCAGATGGTTTGAACTATGACAGTAGAGATGGTAAACGACATGGACGTGGTGGATATTCCAGTGGGTATGGAGGTTCAAGTGATTTGGCATCTGGTGAAGGTTATGGAAGCTATGGAAATTCACAG CTTGGTAGTGGTGGTGGTGCTTATGGAGCTTATGGAAATTATTCTTTGGGAAGGACTAGTGCATATGG GTCTTCTCAGAATGGTTCTTCTCGGAGGAGAAACCATGCTTACTAA